ataccctctgcatgggtataaaaataaaatacattacTTGTTACAATGCTTGATGAATAACATACATttacatatattatttttcagaaGATAATCTTAAAATCCTGCTTAGAATACTATTTTGTGAGTGCACGTGTATGCATAAGTAGTGGGATGTCAAAAAGTGATCGAACTTCACTGGTGTTAGAATCTTTGAACAAAATTTTCAAACGGTTCGTTCCCTAAATGGCCTTTAAATATTAAGGAGATGCATgtggaaaataaatacatCCTGCTGATATGTAGTTCCTTTTCACAAACATACAATATAACTTTGTTCGTATTTATAATAAGACCAATAAGGGCAGTAAAAGGTGCTCTCAATAAAGATTTTATTCAAGATAAAGAATTAAAACACTCTGGAGTCATTGTAATGGCATCGAATGTGGATACAGCTCTGGCGAAGACAGTAGATATTGCGTCACCACATTTAACATCACAATCGAGGATTTTAAACAGTACCATCGAATGTATGAACAGCCAACAACACGAACTATCCACCTTAAACGAACTTACCAATTTTCAGGATGAGGAAGTTGACAATCCTACTGATGATTCCGGCTTAGATCAAAACAGAAGTGTGGTAGATAAGTCTAATAAGTTTAAAGATTCTGAACAGCCTTTGGCTGTCAACAGCaccaatttaaaaattatgtcACTTGTGGATAGTCCAGATAAAAAAGAGTCACACAAATTATTGACTTATAATACCGATAGTTATTTGGCTCCTGAGCAAGCCCTGGTGACAAGTGTAGAGTTAGTGGTCCCTGCGCCTGCAGCCTTAATATCCTCATCGGATGAGCGTAATCCTGTCGACGTGACAGATTCGTCTCCAACGGCGCCATCAGCAATCGGCAGCAAGCGACAGCATAATGCCGCTGAACTTTATGCTTCGAGTGGTTCGTGTGACTCAACGAGAATATTAACAAGCGAAAAAAACGATGGTTGTGCAAAGAATTCCTCTAACTTGGATATAAGAATTCCTACTAATGTAGCATCTTCCAATATTTTTCTGCCGGATCGAAGGGTTTCCATATGGACCCCACATAATGACCAGACAAGTCAATCGAATATAGGGGCGTCGTCAGAAGAGCCTATAACTGTGAATACCAATCATTTATATCAACATCATAATCGCCATACGGAgcttttgattcaaatagaGAAGGAGAGATGTGAAACTACAGAATTTCCTCAAGATCCCCCCATGCAGTTAAATATTCATAGTACTGAAATTCATCGTCAGTATATATCAGCAGAGGTTCAACCAATCGTCGAAGGCCAGTCCCATATTAACTTTTATGAACAAATGATGCAGCAACACCACCCACAAAATCAGCGTCAACACCAGCATCATGAAGTCGTTCCCACAAACACTCCCAGAAGTCAACATTCAACGTATGCCATCTATAACCCTCATTATCAAAATTCCACAATGTTTGCAAATTTCCAAAATAATCATCAGCAAAACCAAAATCCCCAAACACAAAATCATTTAAGTTGCCATATTTCAATCGAGCAATCGGATACACTTTCTCAGCAACACCAGATTCAACACCAGCAAAACCAACCGCAACTCCAAGGTCATAATCGACAACAGCTCCAACCGCAGCACCATTTTCATCAACACCATCAACCACAAAATCAAATTCACGAAAATTTTCATGATTTAATAATGGAAGATTTTCGCGAGGAGCAAACTTCTGCCTACAAACTGTGAGTTATTgatatattaaacattttaaGAAGCCAGAACAAACGaggtttaatttttaaatgttttaatataaaaagggTAGCAAACTTTTAGTAAATACGTAACTTACAAACTATTggagtttaatatttttttcttaatctTTCTATTACCCTTAAAGTTAAATGTCGTAGTTAACTTCAATCGATAGCTTTTAAACTGAAATTCGCAGAAACCGACAGACGTCTGCTACTTTTGTCAAAAGTTTAATACATTTCGGTGACTTTTGGCCGAAATGTCTCCTTCATtgcgttaaaaaaaaaaataatttattattttattatatatattttttattaatttaccTTCAATATTGAGGtcaaatataataaacatcCAAATAAGtttgtaaatttaaatttcaaattgaCTCTACCGTTCGAATATTCTTTGCAGAACACTCTCTCCAAACAATGTCAAACCGGAAAATCAGGATGATGGTTACGAAACTAGTGCCGGCGATGTTTTGACACCAAATTCTCATAGTTCCTCCACTCATTCTGTCACGCCTCAGCATCAAATGCACCATCCAAGTGTTGGAAATATACAGAAcgtaaaaaatttaaacataacCTCCGTATCAAATGGGAATCACGAGTCGCTTGTTTCCTCTCAGACATCTGGCGTCGATTCATATAGTTTTATGTGTCAGGAAACTAATATAAAGAATGTTCCTGCAGTAGGATCAGTTCCAATGTTAGCTTCATCAAATGGAAGCTTCGAATGCCCCAACGACGAAATGTACGATCATAATCACGAAAACCCTTTGCAAGTTTTAGGCAAGGCGCAATGCGATATGACTTCCAAACCAGTACCAAAAAAAAGaggtcgaaaaaaaaaactacctGGTGTCGGATCAGGTGGTATTCTGATGACAAAACTAATATCCCATGAGTAAGTATTTAATCTTTCACCCCTGGTTATTTTTATAAGGTTGCATATTCTGATAgaattttgtccaaaattgACGCTCCAAAATACTTGTATACGTAGACTTGTCGAAAAGTCTGTATTCTTTGGCGAAGCATAGCGTGAACAGCGAGCTTGCATTGCATTTTGATTGGTTAATCATCATCTTCTAGGTCGGTATAAGCATGCCCGTCtttctgtctgtttctacgcaacctagtctctcagttttaaagctatcgacttgaaactttgcacacatatTTCCTTTATTTGCAGGCAATATATAAGTCTAAGTGCTGCTGGTTCCGACCAGAAGACCTGACCCTATTTGTTTAAGAACCTCAGAGACAATGAATAAAACTTAATATTCAATATTCGCTTTTATAAAAAGCGAATAAATCCGATCCACATTGCATAGTTTGCTTACCAACATGTAAATACAACATGAATGTAAATATTGTGTAATTAAGCCTTAATATAACCAACTTTCATCTATGATAAAGGGGTTACATAGGTTTCGCGGTCTCAAATTTAAATGCTAATTGCAATTTCTCAAAACCTACTTAACCGAtattaatacatttttaaaccGTCTTTCACATATATCAAAAATCAATGAACTAagcattttttatattttagaaataactattaaatacataaacaaaaaaggaactACTAGCACTTGCTTTGCAGAACTAAATTATTGCGCCCTAGGCTTTATGGAGTGAACTGTTTCTTAAGCTGTCGAATGATCGATGCAGGAGCGATGCAGGAGGATGCAGCAGGGGTCAATCTAGCTACCTTCGATAACTTGCAATAGCAATAAGCGCTACAATGGTAACTCCGTGCTATTACCAAACAACGGAAAATTATATATACAGAGACAGATATATGAAGGGGCGTTTGCTGGTCCACAATACGGTTGAAGGTTCACCAGGGGACGATCAGAAAATTCAAGATTCACAACAATCATTGTGCCCGGGATGTGACGGTGAGCACGAGCTAAGTAAATGCAAAAGATTTTTTGAATATGACAATCAAGACCAGACTGGAAGTTATTAAGGCTAAACGACTATGTTCGAGATCGATTCGAAGGAACTTATGAGAGAAAGCACGAATGAGTTGGCACTATTTATTCACTGAAGATCAATATAAAGGGCACTGATCCTAATGAGATCagcaactataggatatagtcgacggatcccagccgttccgacttataaaCTGACTGCAAAACAAAAGAAGAacgtgtgcaaagtttcaagtcgattGCTTCCTAACTGAGAGACTAAACTGAGAGACAGATTGACAGACGGACcaggaggtgatccttatAAAgagtatatatactttattaaGTCGGAGAGTATAAGTGTATAGTGTATAGTAGTGCATAATAATAAGCCAgggttttataatttaaaatgtatgcaGTTTccacaaatttcataaatccTTATAAAATCGCCATTCGTAGATGTATATTTTCGGGTTAATATACAGGGACCTGGGTGTGTCCCAATTCCGGACGTTCCGACTTACATAAACTGTCGTGGACATACAGACGGACAGAGACACTGAAAGACGGACATAATTATACGACTCAAAAGGTGATAGAGATTGACAATGTGTTAGAAGGATGGATATTTCAccaattattatattattatgaaTATAATAAGCATTGGAAAAGTTCAACAAAATGTACATTAAATAACagctttgtttttaaatgaaaGAAAATGGCGTCTCGAAAATCCTCACGATGTCTTCGTctcttctgctgctgttgacCTCGTTTTTCCGACTGTCCCGACTTTAAAAAGTTATTTCCTCTCCTAAGTGCAGGAAAACGTCTTCCTTAAATATCCCGCTATTAATACTGCGTTTTATAATCAATAATTCATTATCTTTATTAACTTTAACAAATACCTTTTAAATTGCTGTCAGCTATTTCTCTCCGGCACTCCCTCGGTGTCAGGCCGGAAAGAGCCTTGGAGGAAAAGAAACATGTTTACGCTTGTTGCTTACAATGTGATAAAAATACTTTTCGTCCTTggtaaattaaatgaaatagcGCTGAATagtttctttaaaattctttGTTATGTACGATGAAATTAAACCGTGATACTTTAAAAAAAGTGTGAAATTCCAGAGTTTTGGAACGGTGTGCCAAACGGCCTTAAGGAAGaatttaatgtaaaaaattattatctggGAAACTATTACAACCAAATTACAAAAAACTGAATAGTAGATAAGTAATGTAAGTTCCATATTTGGTTTTTAACACAAATGTGCACGATTCATCGCAATCAATTCTATATGaattgtgaggagattagatatcccacacgccaagacagaggggcagcagcggggggaaCAGGCAAGCGAGCACAGACGTCAGCGTCGGACTGGCTAGcgcggctgtgtttagaaagaaCGGAAGagaagaaatgcgtcgagcacggacggcatgcgggggcagcagtgggggcagaggaaccagcacggcgtcacgcacgaaagaaggagaaaaaggaatcaccgtggaacgtaacggtcccgggcgggcctCCACTGTCGCGCTCGAATGTTATAGGATAGAGCGGGGaaggcggggaacgaagcggcccgCGACTGCGCacctgtgtttagaaaaatgcacaaaacacagaatTGCATTGGGAATGACCAATGGGGGGCGCgggggtatctggacgaagtccgatgaccagCACAGGCAAACAGCGCGgacaaataaagaaagcccgcatatagaaatgcggcgggaattggagaaagttaacggcgagagcagaggagcgaaggattaacggcaggaagcgagatatgcaaggattaacgggcgcctctggcactatataagaagggcccctggagcaaatcgggaccgagtcttctagggaagctggaagaatggagtgaaagacccccgtgagtaagtctgacattcaagcgggaaagtttccttggaggaattaagagtataggctgaaggactccccgtgggtaagtccgacagtctcaagtgcgagatttaaagcgagtgcgtaaggatctgcgatcagtagcttaaggaccccctgtgggtaagttcggcggcggtacgcgaatcagccaTGAAGTAtaaatcaaggagcaagtgggaaaaggatcaaagATCCACGGCGGAACTGacgcccaagggtaaaacgagtcgggttgggttattcccggacacgacaggtaccCTGGTGTCATAgtgatagcgacggatcggcctggcgtacgccttgttgATTCCTGACCGTTGGACCGTGAatccaagcagggacaccccgggaaagtgaagagaatcctgatccaggcgctggggcgtatgcacagcgtatcacctggagttaaaggagacgcgacgccaaaacctctggtctgcTACAGATCCTGCgtagcgtatgcacgcaggtgtttgaagatgagtggcgaacgcaaccgggggcgtgtcctgcggggtaggtagtgccctgatccggccgccaggcaccgagaCGCGCATCCCctccggcgtatgcctggaaggtgagcctatcggtctgctaacacggattagttgccggccacggcgaaaggccattcccagtgagccaaggataccgaaggtccgcggcacccgcaaagaagaagcagcgacaggatcagcgaaggaagcagcaacaggagcggcgacgacgaAGGGAGCAGCGGCGTCGACGAGGAAGCAGCGACGACAgaatagcagcgacgacaacaacagcgaaagcacaggccccgcagctggagcacgggagtccaaacggagggtACCGTGAGCCGAATCGGCGCCAGGCCCCAAGACCACACttcctgctgggcgcaagctttgggagggctcCAACCCGGAGCAGGGATCgtcgggaggacgagcggtcggtcagTTGAGCCAAGAAGCGGGTGAAATTCccctttt
The window above is part of the Drosophila ananassae strain 14024-0371.13 chromosome 4 unlocalized genomic scaffold, ASM1763931v2 tig00000054, whole genome shotgun sequence genome. Proteins encoded here:
- the LOC6505469 gene encoding signal element on autosome protein 2 isoform X2 encodes the protein MHVENKYILLICSSFSQTYNITLFVFIIRPIRAVKGALNKDFIQDKELKHSGVIVMASNVDTALAKTVDIASPHLTSQSRILNSTIECMNSQQHELSTLNELTNFQDEEVDNPTDDSGLDQNRSVVDKSNKFKDSEQPLAVNSTNLKIMSLVDSPDKKESHKLLTYNTDSYLAPEQALVTSVELVVPAPAALISSSDERNPVDVTDSSPTAPSAIGSKRQHNAAELYASSGSCDSTRILTSEKNDGCAKNSSNLDIRIPTNVASSNIFLPDRRVSIWTPHNDQTSQSNIGASSEEPITVNTNHLYQHHNRHTELLIQIEKERCETTEFPQDPPMQLNIHSTEIHRQYISAEVQPIVEGQSHINFYEQMMQQHHPQNQRQHQHHEVVPTNTPRSQHSTYAIYNPHYQNSTMFANFQNNHQQNQNPQTQNHLSCHISIEQSDTLSQQHQIQHQQNQPQLQGHNRQQLQPQHHFHQHHQPQNQIHENFHDLIMEDFREEQTSAYKLTLSPNNVKPENQDDGYETSAGDVLTPNSHSSSTHSVTPQHQMHHPSVGNIQNVKNLNITSVSNGNHESLVSSQTSGVDSYSFMCQETNIKNVPAVGSVPMLASSNGSFECPNDEMYDHNHENPLQVLGKAQCDMTSKPVPKKRGRKKKLPGVGSGGILMTKLISHEQYISLSAAGSDQKT
- the LOC6505469 gene encoding signal element on autosome protein 2 isoform X3 — its product is MHVENKYILLICSSFSQTYNITLFVFIIRPIRAVKGALNKDFIQDKELKHSGVIVMASNVDTALAKTVDIASPHLTSQSRILNSTIECMNSQQHELSTLNELTNFQDEEVDNPTDDSGLDQNRSVVDKSNKFKDSEQPLAVNSTNLKIMSLVDSPDKKESHKLLTYNTDSYLAPEQALVTSVELVVPAPAALISSSDERNPVDVTDSSPTAPSAIGSKRQHNAAELYASSGSCDSTRILTSEKNDGCAKNSSNLDIRIPTNVASSNIFLPDRRVSIWTPHNDQTSQSNIGASSEEPITVNTNHLYQHHNRHTELLIQIEKERCETTEFPQDPPMQLNIHSTEIHRQYISAEVQPIVEGQSHINFYEQMMQQHHPQNQRQHQHHEVVPTNTPRSQHSTYAIYNPHYQNSTMFANFQNNHQQNQNPQTQNHLSCHISIEQSDTLSQQHQIQHQQNQPQLQGHNRQQLQPQHHFHQHHQPQNQIHENFHDLIMEDFREEQTSAYKLTLSPNNVKPENQDDGYETSAGDVLTPNSHSSSTHSVTPQHQMHHPSVGNIQNVKNLNITSVSNGNHESLVSSQTSGVDSYSFMCQETNIKNVPAVGSVPMLASSNGSFECPNDEMYDHNHENPLQVLGKAQCDMTSKPVPKKRGRKKKLPGVGSGGILMTKLISHEILSKIDAPKYLYT
- the LOC6505469 gene encoding myb-like protein Q isoform X4 translates to MHVENKYILLICSSFSQTYNITLFVFIIRPIRAVKGALNKDFIQDKELKHSGVIVMASNVDTALAKTVDIASPHLTSQSRILNSTIECMNSQQHELSTLNELTNFQDEEVDNPTDDSGLDQNRSVVDKSNKFKDSEQPLAVNSTNLKIMSLVDSPDKKESHKLLTYNTDSYLAPEQALVTSVELVVPAPAALISSSDERNPVDVTDSSPTAPSAIGSKRQHNAAELYASSGSCDSTRILTSEKNDGCAKNSSNLDIRIPTNVASSNIFLPDRRVSIWTPHNDQTSQSNIGASSEEPITVNTNHLYQHHNRHTELLIQIEKERCETTEFPQDPPMQLNIHSTEIHRQYISAEVQPIVEGQSHINFYEQMMQQHHPQNQRQHQHHEVVPTNTPRSQHSTYAIYNPHYQNSTMFANFQNNHQQNQNPQTQNHLSCHISIEQSDTLSQQHQIQHQQNQPQLQGHNRQQLQPQHHFHQHHQPQNQIHENFHDLIMEDFREEQTSAYKLTLSPNNVKPENQDDGYETSAGDVLTPNSHSSSTHSVTPQHQMHHPSVGNIQNVKNLNITSVSNGNHESLVSSQTSGVDSYSFMCQETNIKNVPAVGSVPMLASSNGSFECPNDEMYDHNHENPLQVLGKAQCDMTSKPVPKKRGRKKKLPGVGSGGILMTKLISHENNY